CAATACAAAGTTATCAGCAAATATATagcattttattacattcttagtgttgtatgtattaatgttagAGAGCACAAAGTACAACATTTTACAGTTACAGCTATCTTTATAACAAAGTTCATGGACATTTAGGAGTAACTTCTTCATAAATGCTTCTTTTAACACCATAAggaagcatatatatatatatatattgcacagagacgcattatatatttatacgcaTACACGCTATATAAAGGCAAAGTGATATTTCTGTTCTATACAAATTACTTACTGAAGAAGGCCAGCATGAAGATGCCATCATTTCCCACTCTCAGCTGATCAGCATCACTAAAGTCATCCCTTGGTGGATATTCTTCTtcctgttttaatatatttcaaagtGGGCAAATGTCACATATGCTTTAATATATTTGGAAGGATAGAAACATACATTCAAATCCTATTTAAATATAGATAGTGCAAAGGAAACTACAAAACTGAAATGAAAAAAGGTATATGGAGAGCGTCTTAATAAATAGCTCAGAAAACAATATCTTCTTGCAGGTTAGTTCATTGTCTCccattgtagttttggagaggAGTTGGCAGAGGGTTATAGAATTCAGATGAAACAGAAATCCCCAGGCAGTCTTGTAAATGCATTTGCCGTTTTATCCCATGTGGATTGCAACATTTTCAATTACCATTCAAGTGTAATTACACAGAAATCTTGTTGCTAGACCAGCTGAAGAGCAAACATATTGCTCAAAAGTGGAGTATCAATCAACCTTCTGATACCATAATTTAGCGAAATGAGAATCTTAACTCATATTAGCAAGAAAAGGTTCCACCTTCAGGTTACAGGTTGATCTTGGTATTTAGATTTTTTCCCCTAGCTTTCTCTTTgaagaaatagaagaagaaaTTTTTTAGGCCAGACGACTAAAATTACAACATCTGGAAATAGCGAAAGATCCATAGTTTGCGTTAGCGTCATAACTACACTGATCGGCAAACCATTAAGTTATTCCATGGATAAGCAGAAGCTTTTATCACATTAGAGATTGATGATAATGAATATCTTTTATAATTTTAACAAACATCTTCAACTGGATGCCTGCTTAGTttcattatgttttaaaatcagTGTATCTCTGTACATTATTTAACAATTCCAATTCAAAGCCTGCATACACGTGTAactatgtacacacacattttatatatatatatatatatatatatatatatatatatatatatatatatatatatatatatatatatatatatatatatatatatatatatatatatataacacgcacataaatacatacacactacaaAAGCGGACTAATGAGGAACAGATCTCATTAACattgccagggccggccttacccttacaaaaaaattactgcagtttttctgaagtaatactgctattttttggacatgaaaaaactgcaatactgcacttttactgcagtattactgcacatttactgcatttgtacttcactgtactgcagttgtactgcagttatttttgtacggaagtacaaatgcaataaagctgcagtacattgaattacaactgtaggtttgcaatataaaaaaaaagtgcggtaaatgtgcagtaaaactgcagtacagtgaagtacaaatgcagtaaaactgcagtaaatatgcagtaatactgcagtaaaagtgcagtattgcagttttttcatgtccaaaaaatagcagtattacttcagaaaaactgcagtaatttttcgtaagggtaggggtgtgcgacctgtgcgggcGCCATAGCAGCAGGGACGcatgcccgggacttaaattaaaccattgttttttaaaaaaaacaaaaaaaaaaccaaaaactttatttaacatccttcaagaggcagaggggggagaggtagtgagaagggccgggggggtagtgagaagggggcgccagaggagtagtccgcacagggtgccagaacacttaaggccggctctgaacaTTGCTAtaaaagaatcagctcagtgtggtgtttgagcgggaaaagtcactcaaaatatcacatgactgacatcaatggcagcctccaggtctgaaGATAAACAAAGttttttggaacaaaattagataaaatcaGGTTTTTGCCAATGCTGACCTACATAGCTGTATCCATCCACTTATTTTTGATAAAACATTTCCCCCCCAGGAGACCTTCAGAGAGTTAAGCATATGAGATAGACTGGTATAATTGGTTTAAAGGGAATGGTTAATCCAGTTTTTTCTGCATTGAAAGGAACGAAAAACTAGAATAtatctgttaaaaaaatgagaaacaaaataaaaaaggtaaaatggaGAATGACTGCATGTAGAACACATTGATTTTCAATCTATTTCAGGAGACGAATGACCCTTCAGAATAGACTCAGACAGAAATAATCTCCATATTAATTGCGGAGCAATTCTGGTGTAGCAGTAGAAATATTACACGCTACTATTGTGATCGAGCTACATTTAGAACTTTGGAAGAAAAtagcttttttaataaaaataaataaaaataatattggcaTAATAGGccagaagaagagacctagagaGTCTCGAAAAAGTTTGCAACATGATGGTTTGCGGTAGTGCTCTTGAGAATTGAATATAATTCTTATGGCAAAGAACCTgctatagaaaaaataataagaaaagtaCAGGAAAAAGAACCACGGAATctttaaaataatctaaattTAGATCTTAAATAGTCTCGGTACGCTgtgttccatttattttatataatgagaAATGCTCAGggaattgtattttttgcccATCTGGACTCTTTAGATGTTTTTGTGCGAGTCGCTTAGTACTCTTTCATTTAGAAGTCCAAGGTCAAATGTTACCAGACATACTCGTCCATTGTCACGCATTAGTAGAACTAATCGCCCAATCTTTTTTGGGAATAACGGTTTCATGATTAACGCCACACGCGGGTAAGTAAGAAATGTCGTAATAATTCATGTTTAATAACAGGTGATGGCAATGATTCGAGCTTCAAAGGTGGAACAAGTTCTCCAGTAAGTGTCTTTGTTCTCGGGCATGTCACTTGAGTTGGCTTTGAATGACTGTtagattttatgtaaaaagaatTACTGATTacttctataaaataaaacccaGCATTCTTGTGCAATAGCCATAACTGATCAATTCATGAAACGGTAGCTTAGTAAGAGTCGCCGAGTTAAAACAGCACTAGAGTTCTCTGCACagcaagaaatacattttatatcaaaGTGTGAAATTGTTCCATACCTCTGAAGGACTGAGGAATATTTCATCAAACAGACTCCTAGACTCTCTAATTTGGCCGTGCTTAGCATGGAAAACAGAGACACAAGACAAAAATATggacatatatataaatttgaaGCAGGTATACAGAATGTTAAGCCACCGACTGTacaaaacaacatttattttgCCAAATTTGTAGTATTCTTCAGATAGCAAATTAAATATAGTGGATCACGATGTACTTCAGCAcgtcagatttaaaaaaaaaaaaaaaattaaaaaaaaggttttttttttaatattctactgaagtgcacagaaaaaaaaataagaattgattAATATCCTTAGCATCACTACAACAATGGCTGGGATATAATCAATGAATCAACTGGAACAAGACCAGgcttacatacagtatgtttctTATGGAGtgaaatgtaccgtatttgctcgattataagacgaccccccaaaatctgaatattaacttaggaaaaaaagaaaaagcctgaatataagacgaccccaaaggaaaaaagttttaccagtaaatgttaattcatgtaaactattttttttaataaaagctatgattgagaaaaagtttttttttgtttttatttcttgtattttccaacctgtcccccagttacgcacatctgcccccaggcttgccactccaatatgacactgtggcccatgatatgccttttaaccctctatatgccactgtgccccatggtatgccttttgaccccctatgtgccactctgcctccagaaatgccttatacccctatatcccattctggcatttagggggttaaaatgcatattatggggcagagtggcatatagggaggtataaggcattttaggaggcagagtggcattaagggagttaaaaggcattgtatagagcactctgcctccagaaatgccttatacccctatatgccactctgccatttagggggttaaaaggcatattatggggcagagtggcatatagggaggtataaggcatttcaggaggcagagtgctctattaaatccccccttaacgccactccagaaatgccctatgcccccatttaacacacacacacaccctataccacCATttaactcacacacacacacactctctctctctctctctctctctccctcccccctcccttcccccgctctccccccgctctcccccctctcttaccggtgcttccagccggggcagcgggttgatgtCGCCTTCTGCttcagccggaaggaggtgtggctagcagcgggggtttgtatgcgtccgtcgcgtatactttccccggctgtcagagatcaaagttccccgcaccggcaccggtgcggggaactctgatctctgacagtcggggaaggtctatgcgacggacgcagacaacccccgctgctagccacacctccttccggctgcagcggacgttgtctacgcggatcgcgtagacgtccacccgctgccccggcaacacagcaggaagcaaggaagcaccggtaagtgtgtgtaggatgggggggggtgagacaggaggatccaggtcccctgcagcggtgcgggggatctggatcttagtctcctaatcagacctctatttgaggtctgattagaagacgaccccgattagaagacgaggggtatttttcagagcatttgctctgaaaaaaacctcgtcttataatcgagcaaatacggtattttataaataaaaaaaaaaagcaatacattGTTTGAAATGGTCAGGTTTTATTAAATGTCTTACTttgcacaaattatatataatttttttacattccagCTTTAAGTAAAACAACAAAGTGCTTTTTATCCAACAAAGAGCAGCGATGTCTTTTCAAACCCAAAATATATAGGTAGCAACACTAGATAAACAGCATAAGCTGGACAAAACCACAATTTCATTATCTAGGATGTTAACCCACCTTCTAATCTAATGTGATAACGGATAACCAATGGAACATCAAGCTATAGCGATCCTTATCGAAaccaatgggagcactttcctgccaaccGTTGGATTGTGCGTTAGGCAAGTGCTTTGTTTTCCATATTGTagcacaaagtactttaatgtgcatccTTGTAAAGTAGAGGTGTGGGGGGGCGTTAGACTGTCCCTCTTTAAGGGTTCTGCTTAATCCCTTCAGCGTCAGACTGGTTTGGAACAGTCTTCTTTACATATTGCCTCAGTCACCGAAGATGcgaaatacacacacattcacacgctAAATAGGTGTTGAGCTGTATGTATTCACCAACTAGTGTTATCTAGTTCCATAAGAGACGATGGCACttcattgtgtgttattttgtggATAGGCCCGATTAGGATGCTAAAATAGCCCTGTAGAACAAGATAAAGCGAAGTGCTTTCCTCTCACGCTACACAGAACACCATGTGATATTATAAAGCCTTTTAATGTGCTTCGCAAACATTTGGCCACCATGTGTCCTGCTGACACCAATTCCAGCCCAAGGATAGATGAGACTATACTCCTAAACGCTATACCCATGACTAGAAATTGCAATAATCAACATGCAGACATAAAGATATGATCCCTTCACTGTAGAAAAACTATTCTCCCCGGAGTCAAGGGACTTTTATATCTGTATCTGccatgcatatattttaataatctaCCGTTGGAATATGCTTATTTGTAAAGCCCTCTTATACAAAGACAAACAGTTGTTTTAAAGCTGGTACACTTTCCAaaattattaatactaatattttGCATACACATGCACAGCCCCTAAATAAATCCCTCAAAAGCGCAATTAAAAAGGAAAGCGGAAAAATATAAGACCGAGTCTGCTCCAATATATCATGGGAGAGGCTACAGGATACTTAATTATTATGTCTGGGCCGGGAAAATAACACAGTCATATATTTACCTCTTCTGTCCCATGCTTTCTAAAAGCTTATGTAGAAAAAGAATAACAAGTGGTTATTGCCCAAAACACTAATAATCTTTTATATCAGACATCTGAAGCAATAAATTTCAGTCCTCTAGTTCCGCGCACTGCTAGGGAAATATAACAAACCAGATGCAAGACTGGCAGAGTTTGGGACCCACGGGACGAAAAGACTGTTTTGTTCCTGAGAAACCCAATTATTTCTTGAGGCATTGTCACTTTTATGTCATTGGTGCTTTATTTCGTTTgcccaataaaatgtttcaggGCAAACGTTCCTAAAAATACCTAGAAATGAAGCAAAAGTTTTAACTGGTATTCTTTAATGGGGCAATGGACGTAAACTAATCACGTTTGGAAAAGCACTTATTTTAGTCAGAGGTTCGATGGGATTTAAAAATGAATCAACGGTAATCAGCAAAAAGTGTTTTTCCTTTTCAcgatttattctatttttgcatatatgtcacacttaaatgtttcagatcaatgCACACAATGCCACGATCTAAAGAAATTctagaacagatgagaaacaaagtcatcgacatctatcagtctgggaAGGGTTACAAAGGCATTTCTACGGCTCTGGGATTCCAGCGAACCACgttgagagccattatctataAACGAAGAAGACCTGAAATggtggtgaaccttcccaggagcgGCTTTGCCTACAAAACTTCCTCCAAGAGAACATCAGTGACTCATCCAAGAGGTCACAAagccagactaacatgtaaagaactgcaggcctcacttgcctcagttaaggcCAGTGTCATGACTGCACAATAATGGCATCGATGGGAGAGCAGCAAAGGTCAAAACCACAATGGCTCACATTTGCCAagaaacatcttgatgaccaaAGACTTTcaggataatattctgtggactaatcgatcaaaagtggaactttttggtagaaatgGGTCCCGTTACATCTGGCATAAAACACAGCATTCCTCAATATGAACTTCATACCAACAGTAAAACATGGTGGTAGTAGTCTGATTTCTTGGGGCTGCTTTAGGACCTGGGTGGCTTGCCATAATCAATGGTACCAttaattctgctctctaccagaaaatgtGCGGGCATCAGTTTGTAAAGTAAAGCTCACGCGCAGTTGGGTTATATAGGGGGATAACACACaggcaagtccacctctgaatggctcaaaatgAAGGGTTTGGAGCAGCCTAGTTAAAAGTCTTGACTTGAATCCAATTGAGATGCTGTGGTATGATCTTAAGCCCCCCCCCATGTAGccgaattaaaacaattctgccaattCATGTCCTCCACATCTTTGATTAACTCTTCAccctaaataaatgaaatgatcatttaaagcTAAAAAGCAGCATTTTGTGTGTACCCATGttatctttgtcttatattaaaacgATATAATAAAGCTTGTGGTATGGTGTACTCAGTGGACGGGGTGATTTTTGTTACATCattgtaaacaacatttggtGTATAATCCTGAGTGAGGGTATGAAGAATTTCACCTTAATTATGTAGCCCTAGAAAAAACTGACATACAATTGTCCATGATAAATATGGGTTGGAACACATATAttccaattatatatatatatatatatatatatatatatatatatatatatatatatatatatatatatatatatatattccaaacgTTTCACCCCGACTAAcgtttggggtctaaaaattgggtgcgtcttatacactGGTGGtagtgcgtcttatacagtatacagttcCTGTTCAAGCAAGGCAGAGGGGAAACAGCGGCCACCACGGAAGTGGGCAAGCGgcagcagaagatctgcagttcaggtaaggtgggggagtaagtgtgtgtgtgtgtgtgtgtgtgtgtgtgtgtgtgtgtgtgtgtgtgtgtgtgtgtgtgtgtgtgtgtgtgtgtgtgtgtgtgtgtgtgtgtgtgtgtgtgtgtgtgtgtgtgtgtgtgtgtgtgtgtgtgtgtgtggggcacagggagggggaacagggaggctgaaagtgatgtgcatgtactggctgcctgagcatgataggagtgcaaTTGCTTACAGTTGCTAGCAACCAACAATCACACTcacatcattgcccccaaaaataggggtgtaagggcaaAATGCAAGTTACATTGCATCTAAGGCATGACACTGGTTATCAATTATATTCAACAGTGAGTTttactttgaaggtaagagGGCGTTTTGCTGACCTCTTccgtttgaaaacaatgcaatgacATACTGCGTtacttagttacccaagtctgtcttatatAAAGATtcgttggatgatctgaaacattcaaatgtgacaaataagaataataaaattgtaaagggagcaaatactttttcacagcactgtatgagGAATGCAAAAGCTATAGTTCATGGCATTTTAAGCTTATGTTCCTTTTAGACTGATTCTTTTAAGCtatgtattttttcccattaacaCTGCAAAGATTCAGACAATAAGTCAGCCTATGATaaatctgttttctttgttgtaaaacatggctgatgcGAGGACCCAGACTTAAGGGGAAGGCATACTTCCTGAAGACATCTACTATTTCAGCCAACACATAGGTGTTGCGAATCTGAACCTCTACAAGTCTTGCTGTAAGAGCTTTTGACTTGCAGAAGGTGTTATCTTTTCACTTATTTGTAGATTACATTGTGCACATGCTACAGTACTGCCGTGTCTCgggcagtttttttattttctattaattttGGCCCAGCCAGTTATTTCTCGCTCTCAACTTAGAGCTCTTTCTAGGTTTCCAGCTGCCTGGGTATTTAATCATCATTCACACTATATCAGTTTGGTCTCAGCAGATCACAACTGGTTTAAGGGTGGTTATTGCATATACTAGTCAAGCAAATCACTGTAAAAAACAGGGGATGTGGAACATAAGAGATCAATCTAGTTAGAGTCAGTGAGAACCATGTTCACTAATGCCTTAATGTCAACAGAAAGAGAAATATGTAACACCCTATGGTATACAGTtcaatttaattttgttacagTGCTTGGCagatttcctaaaaaaaatgatgacacATCTCACACATCTCTAGGAAAACTTCCTACTGCGAGATTTTGGTCTGGAATTTGGTCTAACTGCCACaaccagaaaatgaaaaataagataagaaaaagaaaacacatcacAATCCTGTATAAAGTTTCAGTCACCAGCAACACCTGACTCAATGACCACAAATGAAAATCAAACAAGCTTGCTTACTTACTCTCTGTGCTGCTTGCGCGGCTGCTGCGGCCATTGCAGCAGCCTTGGCCTTCTCAGCCTCGTCATAGGTTGGAAGGGTGGTTGCTACACTGTAAGGAGGTGGCACAGGGTAGAATTCATTGTGTGTTTCTATTGACAAACAAAAGGAAACGGTCAAGACAAAATAAGAAAGACATTTTAGCTTCTAGAGGTGGGGTTTGGCAAAATCCTTTAGGATGAATTtgccacaagaaaaaaaaaatacgtaacgtaaatattaaatgttgtgttacttttttagaattatttacCATGTTGGGATTTATTCCTATGAGTACCAGGAGCTCAGGATcaacctttttcttttctttaaagtttTGTCATAGTAAGATTAAGGTGATAACGTTTTACGACAATTCATAAAGCTTAGTTTTAACGATTGCTAAGGGTTCACCCTGGGTATCACTACGTGGTATATATGTGCCACTACATACCACCAACATAGCTGATATTAACATAtctaaacacacacaacacGCGGGAGCATACAAGAGAAATGAAGGAACACACCAACATAGACAACATCCCATATGTAGATTATCAGTGGACTCTCTTCAATGTGTAAGTGCACTTTCTTCAAGTAAAGTGCTCACTAGCAATTAATCTATCCTAACCTATGGTAACATGCAGCAGCTGGTCTTGCTCCAAATGTAATTAAGCAGTCCCCCCCAACAGACATCTCTGATTGGACTTAAGCAAGCCCACGTTTACAGAGATGGCTTTGTATTATGACCCTGTACATTCATTCAATTAAAACACAGCTTCTATATGGCAAAGGTTAGATAAAGTCTCCTTTATTGCAAACAAAGCATGCGTTTACGTGGGATTACCATTAGAGCAAGTGAATTGACCTCATATATGCTTGTCCTGGGGCACAGAACTGAACACTTTGTTGACTTTTGTCAGGAACATCTACAAAGTTAACGCCATTTGTACAAGTTCCAGTAACGTGTTTTCAAGGGCATTCCACTTTTGGTACTGTGAAGTTATTTGCATTATCTAGGATGATACAACTAGCAGACGCACCTGCATCTGTGGTTCCTTCCACGGCAATGCTGCTGTACGGTGGAGGAGATACATCCACTGTAGAGGAGGTTGATGACTGTGCAGGCTGTGAAGAGGTTGAAGGCTGTTCCGTGGCTGCGGCTTCTGAAGGGTCATCCTCATTTTgaagcttaaaaaataataaaaaaaagtaaaaggtgAGAACAGTTACATCTGCAGTGGGATTTTTCAAAATGGCTGCACAGAACTTCAGACAGACTAGTGTCCATGCATAgcttacactatatgaccataaGTATGTGGGCCCCCGTCCTAATTAtagagtttaggtgtttcaactacacccattgctaacagatgtataaaatcaagcacatagacaAACATCGGCAGTAGAATTAGGGATGCAAAAATATTGGTGCAAGAGGACATGGTAGGAGTTTGTTGTGAACCAAAGcgacctgcacagagccctgaccttaactgaACACCTATGGAATTGAATGCCGATTGctagccaggccttctcatccaacatctgTGCCTGAcgtcacaaatgctcttttggct
This sequence is a window from Spea bombifrons isolate aSpeBom1 chromosome 2, aSpeBom1.2.pri, whole genome shotgun sequence. Protein-coding genes within it:
- the NDFIP2 gene encoding NEDD4 family-interacting protein 2 isoform X1; translation: MDHQYLQAANRYQVLQNEDDPSEAAATEQPSTSSQPAQSSTSSTVDVSPPPYSSIAVEGTTDAETHNEFYPVPPPYSVATTLPTYDEAEKAKAAAMAAAAAQAAQRHGQIRESRSLFDEIFLSPSEEEEYPPRDDFSDADQLRVGNDGIFMLAFFMAFIFNWIGFCLSFCITNTIAGRYGAICGFGLSLIKWILIVRFSDYFTGYFNGQYWLWWIFLVLGLLLFFRGFVNYLKVRNMSESMAAAHRTRFFYLY
- the NDFIP2 gene encoding NEDD4 family-interacting protein 2 isoform X2 yields the protein MDHQYLQAANRYQVLQNEDDPSEAAATEQPSTSSQPAQSSTSSTVDVSPPPYSSIAVEGTTDAETHNEFYPVPPPYSVATTLPTYDEAEKAKAAAMAAAAAQAAQREEEYPPRDDFSDADQLRVGNDGIFMLAFFMAFIFNWIGFCLSFCITNTIAGRYGAICGFGLSLIKWILIVRFSDYFTGYFNGQYWLWWIFLVLGLLLFFRGFVNYLKVRNMSESMAAAHRTRFFYLY